A region of Streptomyces sp. R44 DNA encodes the following proteins:
- a CDS encoding copper chaperone PCu(A)C, which translates to MTRRTTALSAAVALAAALALTGCSSSGSKPDLQVSGAFMPQPVMDMAGGFLTIKNDSGSADKLTSVSSSLSDDITLHETKNQKMQQVTSFDIPANGELKLERGGSHIMFMALKSKPKQGEKVAVELHFEKSDPIKVDLPVEAPNHNPQQH; encoded by the coding sequence GTGACCCGCCGCACCACCGCCCTGTCCGCCGCCGTGGCGCTCGCCGCCGCTCTCGCACTGACCGGGTGCTCGTCCTCCGGGAGCAAGCCCGATCTGCAGGTCAGCGGCGCGTTCATGCCCCAGCCGGTGATGGACATGGCCGGCGGCTTCCTCACCATCAAGAACGACAGCGGCAGCGCGGACAAACTGACCTCCGTCAGCAGCTCGCTCTCGGACGACATCACCCTGCACGAGACGAAGAACCAGAAGATGCAGCAGGTGACGTCCTTCGACATCCCCGCGAACGGGGAGCTGAAGCTCGAACGCGGCGGCAGCCACATCATGTTCATGGCACTGAAGTCGAAGCCGAAGCAGGGCGAGAAGGTCGCCGTCGAGCTCCACTTCGAGAAGTCCGACCCCATCAAGGTCGACCTTCCCGTCGAAGCCCCCAACCACAACCCGCAGCAGCACTGA
- a CDS encoding bifunctional DNA primase/polymerase → MREILGRRRRLRFRRKERTARLDAAVAFAVEWNWPVLPGASLRTTTRTAAGGGLRPATRTGAGAATGAACSCPDPDCVVPGAHPYDPGLLAATTDERMIRWWWTRRPDAPVVLATGGRAPCAVSLPAVAGARALAALDATGMRLGPVVATPTRWSILVAPYSLERLGELLYAKDSVPSSLRFHGEGGYLLLPPSVAGTGQVRWERAPLAGSARPWLPDVEAVVDALVEASTSAPGGGSRLAY, encoded by the coding sequence ATGCGCGAGATCCTCGGAAGGCGACGCAGGCTCCGGTTCCGGCGCAAGGAGAGGACCGCCCGGCTCGACGCGGCGGTCGCCTTCGCGGTCGAGTGGAACTGGCCCGTCCTGCCGGGCGCGAGCCTGAGAACGACGACCCGTACGGCGGCGGGCGGGGGCCTGAGGCCGGCGACCCGTACCGGCGCGGGGGCGGCCACGGGCGCCGCCTGCTCCTGTCCCGACCCCGACTGCGTGGTGCCCGGCGCGCACCCCTACGACCCCGGACTGCTCGCGGCCACCACGGACGAGCGCATGATCCGCTGGTGGTGGACCCGGCGCCCGGACGCCCCGGTGGTCCTCGCCACGGGCGGCCGCGCGCCCTGCGCGGTCAGCCTCCCCGCGGTGGCGGGGGCGCGGGCCCTCGCCGCGCTCGACGCGACGGGGATGCGGCTCGGCCCCGTGGTGGCGACGCCGACCCGGTGGTCGATCCTCGTGGCCCCGTACAGCCTCGAACGGCTCGGCGAGCTGCTGTACGCGAAGGACAGCGTGCCCAGCTCGCTCCGGTTCCACGGCGAGGGCGGCTACCTGCTCCTCCCGCCCTCGGTCGCGGGCACCGGACAGGTCCGCTGGGAGCGGGCCCCGCTCGCCGGCTCGGCCCGGCCGTGGCTGCCCGACGTCGAGGCGGTGGTCGACGCCCTGGTCGAGGCGAGCACGAGCGCGCCGGGCGGCGGAAGCCGACTGGCGTACTGA
- a CDS encoding YcnI family protein produces the protein MSMSRVSVTRAALAGGIALSSVVLLSGTAFAHVSVQPQGEAAKGGYATVNIKVPNERDNASTVKLEVNFPLDHPLASVMPQPLPGWKAEVTKSKLSKPLELHGKKINEAVSKVTWTADGSKIGPGQFQQFPLSLGQLPEDTDELVLKAIQTYDNKEVVRWIEEQKEGAEEPENPAPVLKLSAASADHHGGGAAPSASASAGTDEKAGHDHETADHEETASSSSTDTTARVLGVVGILIGVAGIAFGVLAGRRRSA, from the coding sequence ATGAGCATGTCCCGTGTCTCCGTCACCCGCGCCGCCCTCGCCGGCGGCATCGCCCTCTCCTCCGTGGTGCTGCTGTCCGGCACCGCCTTCGCGCACGTCAGCGTGCAGCCGCAGGGCGAGGCGGCCAAGGGCGGCTACGCGACCGTCAACATCAAGGTGCCGAACGAGCGCGACAACGCCTCCACCGTGAAGCTCGAGGTCAACTTCCCGCTCGACCACCCGCTGGCCTCCGTCATGCCGCAGCCCCTCCCCGGCTGGAAGGCCGAGGTGACCAAGAGCAAGCTCAGCAAGCCGCTGGAGCTGCACGGCAAGAAGATCAACGAGGCCGTCTCCAAGGTCACCTGGACCGCCGACGGCTCGAAGATCGGCCCCGGCCAGTTCCAGCAGTTCCCGCTCTCCCTCGGCCAGCTGCCGGAGGACACCGACGAACTGGTCCTCAAGGCGATCCAGACGTACGACAACAAGGAGGTCGTGCGCTGGATCGAGGAGCAGAAGGAGGGCGCCGAGGAGCCCGAGAACCCGGCCCCCGTCCTGAAGCTCTCCGCCGCCTCCGCCGACCACCACGGCGGCGGCGCCGCCCCGTCCGCGTCGGCCTCGGCGGGGACGGACGAGAAGGCCGGTCACGACCACGAGACGGCCGACCACGAGGAGACCGCCTCCTCCTCGTCCACCGACACCACGGCGCGCGTCCTCGGTGTCGTCGGCATCCTCATCGGTGTCGCCGGTATCGCCTTCGGCGTCCTCGCCGGCCGCCGCCGCTCGGCCTGA
- a CDS encoding aminopeptidase P family protein, with the protein MAEELTPETPEETETEEQAIKQRKNGLYPGVSDELAENMKSGWADTELHDLAPIAQADRTAARRAALSARFPGERLVIPAGNLKTRSNDTEYAFRASTEYAYLTGDQTQDGVLVLEPTADGHEATIYLLPRSNRENGEFWLDGQGELWVGRRHSLTEAERLLGVPAKDVRELADALKEATGPVRAVRGHDAGIEAALTDKVTAERDEELRIFLSEARLVKDDFEIAELEKACASTARGFEDVVKVLDKAEATSERYIEGTFFLRARVEGNDIGYGSIAAAGPHACTLHWVRNDGPVRSGDLLLLDAGVETTELYTADITRTLPINGRYTEIQRKIYDAVYEAQEAGIAAVKPGAAYRDFHDAAQRVLAEKLVEWGLVEGPVERVLELGLQRRWTLHGTGHMLGMDVHDCAAARTEKYVDTTLEPGMCLTVEPGLYFQADDLTVPEEYRGIGVRIEDDILVTEDGNRNLSDALPRRAEEVEAWMAALKG; encoded by the coding sequence GTGGCCGAGGAGCTCACCCCGGAGACCCCGGAAGAGACCGAGACCGAAGAGCAGGCGATCAAGCAGCGGAAGAACGGCCTCTACCCGGGCGTGTCCGACGAGCTCGCCGAGAACATGAAGTCCGGCTGGGCCGACACCGAACTGCACGACCTCGCGCCGATCGCGCAGGCCGACAGGACCGCCGCCCGCCGCGCCGCGCTCTCCGCCCGCTTCCCGGGCGAGCGCCTGGTGATCCCCGCGGGGAACCTGAAGACCCGGTCGAACGACACCGAGTACGCCTTCCGCGCCTCCACCGAGTACGCGTACCTCACCGGCGACCAGACCCAGGACGGCGTCCTCGTCCTTGAGCCCACCGCCGACGGCCACGAGGCCACGATCTACCTGCTGCCGCGCTCCAACCGCGAGAACGGCGAGTTCTGGCTCGACGGCCAGGGCGAGCTGTGGGTCGGCCGCCGCCACTCCCTCACCGAGGCCGAGCGGCTCCTCGGCGTCCCGGCCAAGGACGTGCGCGAGCTCGCCGACGCCCTCAAGGAGGCCACCGGCCCCGTCCGCGCCGTCCGCGGCCACGACGCCGGCATCGAGGCCGCGCTGACCGACAAGGTCACCGCCGAGCGCGACGAGGAACTGCGGATCTTCCTCTCCGAGGCCCGCCTCGTGAAGGACGACTTCGAGATCGCCGAGCTGGAGAAGGCCTGCGCCTCCACCGCCCGCGGCTTCGAGGACGTCGTCAAGGTCCTCGACAAGGCCGAGGCCACCAGCGAGCGCTACATCGAGGGCACGTTCTTCCTGCGCGCCCGCGTCGAGGGCAACGACATCGGCTACGGCTCCATCGCCGCCGCCGGCCCGCACGCCTGCACCCTGCACTGGGTCCGCAACGACGGCCCGGTCCGCTCCGGCGACCTGCTGCTGCTCGACGCCGGCGTGGAGACCACCGAGCTCTACACCGCCGACATCACGCGCACCCTGCCGATCAACGGCCGGTACACCGAGATCCAGCGCAAGATCTACGACGCCGTGTACGAGGCGCAGGAGGCCGGCATCGCCGCGGTGAAGCCCGGTGCCGCCTACCGCGACTTCCACGACGCCGCCCAGCGCGTCCTCGCCGAGAAGCTCGTCGAGTGGGGCCTCGTCGAGGGCCCGGTCGAGCGCGTCCTTGAGCTCGGCCTCCAGCGCCGCTGGACCCTGCACGGCACCGGCCACATGCTCGGCATGGACGTCCACGACTGCGCCGCCGCGCGCACCGAGAAGTACGTGGACACCACCCTGGAGCCGGGCATGTGCCTGACCGTCGAGCCCGGTCTCTACTTCCAGGCCGACGACCTGACCGTGCCGGAGGAGTACCGCGGCATCGGCGTCCGGATCGAGGACGACATCCTCGTCACGGAGGACGGCAACCGGAACCTCTCGGACGCGCTGCCACGGCGCGCCGAAGAGGTCGAGGCGTGGATGGCCGCGCTGAAGGGCTGA
- a CDS encoding SCO family protein, giving the protein MSEQKTPGTATDRPGRRTPLVIAAVAIVAAIGVTAAVGLGGNDDKPSGSSAVAEVSGGTDSTKAATVLDRPFTKPALVLTDTKGQKYDLRERTKGKPTLIYFGYTHCPDVCPLTMSNIAIAKKQLPKADQDKLQVVFVTTDPERDTSAELAKWLPAAGDPSFTGLTGDFSAIQAGARQIGIGIDPATKDKDGNVVSMHGAQVIAFSPTTDQGYVLYGEDASVDDYAKDLPKIIKGENP; this is encoded by the coding sequence ATGTCTGAGCAGAAGACGCCCGGGACGGCAACGGACCGTCCCGGGCGGCGCACGCCGCTGGTCATCGCGGCCGTCGCGATCGTCGCCGCGATCGGCGTCACCGCCGCCGTCGGCCTCGGTGGCAACGACGACAAGCCCTCGGGCTCCTCGGCCGTCGCCGAGGTGTCCGGCGGCACCGATTCCACCAAGGCCGCCACCGTCCTCGACCGGCCGTTCACCAAGCCCGCGCTCGTCCTCACCGACACCAAGGGCCAGAAGTACGACCTGCGGGAGCGCACCAAGGGCAAGCCGACCCTCATCTACTTCGGCTACACGCACTGCCCCGACGTCTGCCCCCTGACGATGAGCAACATCGCCATCGCCAAGAAGCAGCTCCCCAAGGCCGACCAGGACAAGCTCCAGGTCGTCTTCGTCACCACCGACCCCGAGCGGGACACCTCCGCCGAGCTCGCCAAGTGGCTGCCCGCCGCCGGCGACCCCTCCTTCACCGGCCTCACCGGCGACTTCTCCGCCATCCAGGCGGGCGCCCGGCAGATCGGCATCGGCATCGACCCGGCGACCAAGGACAAGGACGGCAACGTCGTCTCCATGCACGGCGCCCAGGTGATCGCCTTCTCGCCCACCACCGACCAGGGCTACGTCCTGTACGGCGAGGACGCGAGCGTCGACGACTACGCCAAGGACCTGCCGAAGATCATCAAGGGGGAGAACCCGTGA
- the pheA gene encoding prephenate dehydratase codes for MSATRYTYLGPEGTFTEAALRTLPEAATRELVPMVSVPAALDAVRNGEAAAALVPIENSVEGGVTATLDELASGEPLMIYREVLLPIAFALLVRPGTKLSEIKTVTGHPVAQPQVRNWLRAHLPEAVWESAASNADGARLVQEGRFDAAFAGEFAAATYGLEALVTEIHDAENAETRFVLVGRPARPAAPTGADKTSVVLWLGDDHPGALLELLQEFAVRGVNLMLIQSRPTGAGIGNYCFAVDAEGHIADRRVGEALMGLKRICPNVRFLGSYPRAGVAVEDVRALRRGTSDVEFMEASDWLARAQDGRA; via the coding sequence ATGTCCGCCACCCGGTACACCTATCTCGGCCCTGAAGGCACCTTCACCGAAGCGGCGCTGCGCACGCTGCCCGAGGCCGCGACGCGGGAACTCGTGCCCATGGTCTCGGTCCCGGCCGCCCTCGACGCCGTACGGAACGGGGAGGCCGCCGCCGCGCTCGTACCGATCGAGAACTCGGTCGAGGGCGGGGTGACCGCGACCCTGGACGAACTGGCCTCCGGCGAGCCGCTGATGATCTACCGCGAGGTGCTCCTCCCGATCGCCTTCGCGCTGCTCGTCCGCCCCGGGACCAAGCTCTCGGAGATCAAGACGGTCACGGGCCATCCGGTGGCCCAGCCGCAGGTCCGGAACTGGCTGCGGGCCCACCTGCCCGAGGCGGTGTGGGAGTCGGCCGCCTCCAACGCGGACGGGGCCCGGCTCGTGCAGGAGGGCCGCTTCGACGCCGCCTTCGCGGGGGAGTTCGCTGCGGCGACGTACGGCCTCGAAGCGCTGGTCACCGAGATCCACGACGCGGAGAACGCCGAGACCCGGTTCGTGCTCGTGGGCCGGCCGGCCCGGCCGGCGGCCCCGACGGGCGCGGACAAGACCTCGGTGGTGCTGTGGCTGGGTGACGATCATCCGGGTGCCCTCCTCGAACTGCTCCAGGAATTCGCGGTGCGCGGGGTGAACCTGATGCTGATCCAGTCCCGGCCCACGGGGGCGGGGATCGGGAACTACTGCTTCGCCGTGGACGCCGAGGGCCACATCGCGGACCGGCGGGTGGGCGAGGCGCTGATGGGTCTCAAGCGGATCTGCCCCAACGTGCGGTTCCTCGGCTCGTACCCGCGGGCGGGCGTCGCGGTCGAGGACGTACGGGCGCTGCGGCGCGGCACTTCGGACGTGGAGTTCATGGAGGCCTCCGACTGGCTGGCGAGGGCCCAGGACGGTCGGGCCTGA
- a CDS encoding PP2C family protein-serine/threonine phosphatase: MAGIDSTVPGPPHTTAPLPGVPAAAGPADTALPPGALIQDRLASWVSDLTTLHELTERLIRTASLDEALREVLGAGAALVGARRGMAVLEPADGHGPASTIGLGLAHSDLGTIETVPRGATSYGRLLDGLPDPGHPERVPDPIAIRDVRTEEGLDPRHREVAARLGYAASYALPLATEEAGRLGAVVWLYDEPAEPTDRQRHLIGLYGRSATEQLARLLQVERARVQVTTVAEELLPSRLPRVPGVQLAARHRTGPMGGGDWYDALPLPDGALGLSVGSVSGTGPSALAAMGRLRASLRAYAVMEGEDPVAVLSDLELLLRLTEPARSATALFAYAEPAQRRIVLAGAGHAPPLVVGDRRTEFVETSLSAPLGMLSCWEAPSVELSPAPGETVLLYTDGLLRRTGDAMDRAFARLHAAAASVPKADRGDPGAVADHVLRTLLPEGLDPAVDGEDVVLLAARFE; this comes from the coding sequence GTGGCTGGAATCGATTCCACTGTTCCGGGGCCCCCGCACACTACGGCGCCCCTCCCCGGGGTCCCGGCGGCCGCGGGTCCCGCCGACACGGCCCTCCCACCCGGAGCCCTGATCCAGGACCGGCTCGCCTCCTGGGTCTCCGACCTCACCACCCTCCACGAACTCACCGAGCGCCTCATCAGGACCGCCTCCCTCGACGAGGCCCTCCGCGAGGTGCTCGGCGCCGGCGCCGCCCTCGTCGGCGCCCGTCGCGGCATGGCCGTCCTCGAACCGGCCGACGGCCACGGCCCCGCCAGCACCATCGGCCTCGGCCTCGCCCACTCCGACCTCGGCACCATCGAGACCGTCCCGCGCGGTGCCACCAGCTACGGCCGCCTCCTCGACGGCCTGCCCGATCCCGGGCACCCGGAGCGCGTCCCCGATCCGATCGCCATCCGCGACGTCCGGACGGAGGAGGGCCTCGACCCGCGCCACCGCGAGGTCGCCGCCCGCCTCGGCTACGCCGCCAGCTACGCCCTCCCGCTCGCCACCGAGGAGGCCGGCCGGCTCGGCGCGGTCGTCTGGCTCTACGACGAGCCCGCCGAACCCACCGACCGGCAGCGCCACCTCATCGGGCTCTACGGCCGCTCCGCCACCGAGCAGCTCGCCCGGCTCCTCCAGGTCGAGCGCGCCCGCGTCCAGGTCACCACCGTCGCCGAGGAACTGCTCCCCAGCCGCCTCCCCCGCGTCCCCGGCGTCCAGCTCGCCGCCCGTCACCGCACCGGCCCGATGGGCGGCGGCGACTGGTACGACGCGCTGCCGCTGCCCGACGGCGCCCTCGGCCTGTCCGTCGGCTCCGTCTCCGGCACCGGCCCCAGCGCGCTCGCCGCCATGGGGCGGCTGCGCGCCTCCCTGCGGGCGTACGCGGTGATGGAGGGCGAGGACCCCGTCGCCGTCCTCTCCGACCTGGAGCTCCTGCTCCGGCTCACCGAACCCGCCCGCTCGGCGACCGCCCTCTTCGCGTACGCGGAACCGGCACAGCGCCGGATCGTCCTCGCCGGTGCCGGGCACGCCCCGCCGCTGGTCGTCGGCGACCGCCGCACCGAGTTCGTCGAGACCTCGCTCTCGGCCCCGCTCGGGATGCTCTCCTGCTGGGAGGCGCCGAGCGTCGAGCTGTCCCCGGCACCCGGAGAAACGGTGCTTCTCTACACGGACGGGCTGCTGCGCCGTACCGGCGACGCCATGGACCGGGCCTTCGCGCGGCTCCACGCGGCCGCCGCGAGCGTGCCGAAGGCCGACCGGGGCGACCCGGGCGCGGTCGCCGACCACGTCCTGCGGACCCTGCTCCCCGAGGGCCTGGACCCGGCCGTGGACGGCGAGGACGTGGTCCTGCTGGCGGCGCGCTTCGAGTGA
- a CDS encoding ATP-binding protein codes for MSIWWSLHLRREAASVPLARRLLLGTMETAGVDPDVSYELSVALTEACANAVEHGGAHGPREQGGAYRVTAYLDGETCRIEVADSGPGFPGSAVPAVPSDEAEHGRGLRLIEELADHVQFGNRSGRGGAVVSFDKILKWRDSPSLLMA; via the coding sequence ATGAGCATCTGGTGGTCACTCCATCTGCGGCGCGAGGCCGCGAGCGTGCCGCTCGCACGGAGGCTTCTGCTGGGCACGATGGAGACGGCGGGTGTCGATCCCGACGTGTCGTACGAGTTGTCGGTCGCGCTGACCGAGGCGTGTGCCAACGCCGTCGAGCACGGCGGCGCGCACGGCCCCCGCGAACAGGGCGGGGCGTACCGGGTGACGGCGTACCTGGACGGCGAGACCTGCCGCATCGAGGTCGCCGATTCGGGTCCGGGCTTCCCGGGAAGCGCCGTCCCGGCCGTCCCGTCCGACGAGGCCGAGCACGGCCGGGGGCTGCGGCTGATCGAGGAGCTGGCCGATCACGTGCAGTTCGGGAACCGCTCGGGCCGGGGCGGGGCCGTGGTCAGCTTCGACAAGATCCTGAAGTGGCGGGACAGCCCCTCGCTCCTCATGGCGTGA
- the efeB gene encoding iron uptake transporter deferrochelatase/peroxidase subunit: MTDSDNLELSRRRLLGTVGAAGAAGLVVGAAGGAGISAALSGDDTAGTGAGGAPALTTVGSTAVMFHGKHQAGITTPLQSRGHLIAFDLAPGAGRKEATALLRRWSATAKVLMAGRAPAEDTGVALDAGPSSLTVTFGFGRTFFDRTGLTSRRPAGLDPLPAFSSDALDPRRSEGDLWVQIGADDALVAFHALRAVQKDAGDAARVRWQMNGFNRSAGATAQPMTARNLMGQVDGTGNPKPTDPDFDRRIFVPAGAGGAQDWMAGGSYAVVRRIRMLLDDWEKLPLDRQEKVIGRRKSDGAPLTGGSETTELDLNKIGPDGKTVIPDNAHSRISAPEQNGGAAMLRRPFSFHDGIGPDGTPDAGLLFVCWQADPLRGFVPVQRKLDRGDALSAFIRHEASGLFAVPGGPAEGEYVGQRLLEA, encoded by the coding sequence GTGACCGACAGCGACAACCTTGAGCTCTCCCGCCGGCGCCTGCTCGGCACCGTCGGCGCGGCCGGAGCCGCCGGCCTCGTCGTCGGCGCGGCCGGCGGCGCCGGGATCTCCGCGGCCCTGTCCGGCGACGACACCGCCGGTACCGGAGCCGGCGGCGCCCCGGCGCTGACCACCGTCGGCTCGACCGCGGTGATGTTTCACGGGAAACATCAGGCGGGCATCACCACCCCCCTTCAGTCCCGCGGTCATCTGATCGCCTTCGACCTCGCCCCCGGCGCCGGCCGCAAGGAGGCCACCGCCCTGCTGCGCCGCTGGTCGGCCACGGCGAAGGTGCTGATGGCGGGCAGGGCCCCGGCCGAGGACACCGGTGTCGCGCTCGACGCGGGTCCCTCCTCCCTCACGGTCACCTTCGGCTTCGGCCGCACCTTCTTCGACCGCACCGGACTGACCTCGCGCCGACCCGCCGGTCTCGACCCGCTGCCCGCGTTCTCCTCCGACGCCCTGGACCCCCGGCGCTCGGAGGGCGATCTCTGGGTGCAGATCGGTGCCGACGACGCGCTCGTCGCCTTCCACGCGCTCCGCGCCGTCCAGAAGGACGCCGGGGACGCGGCCCGGGTGCGCTGGCAGATGAACGGCTTCAACCGCTCGGCCGGTGCCACCGCGCAGCCGATGACCGCCCGCAATCTGATGGGCCAGGTCGACGGCACGGGCAACCCGAAGCCCACCGACCCCGACTTCGACCGGCGGATCTTCGTCCCGGCCGGGGCCGGCGGCGCGCAGGACTGGATGGCCGGCGGCTCGTACGCGGTGGTGCGCCGGATCCGGATGCTGCTCGACGACTGGGAGAAGCTGCCGCTGGACCGGCAGGAGAAGGTGATCGGGCGCCGGAAGTCCGACGGGGCCCCGCTCACCGGCGGCTCCGAGACCACCGAGCTCGACCTGAACAAGATCGGTCCGGACGGGAAGACGGTGATCCCGGACAACGCCCACTCCCGGATCTCCGCCCCCGAACAGAACGGCGGGGCGGCGATGCTGCGCAGGCCGTTCTCCTTCCACGACGGGATCGGCCCGGACGGGACCCCGGACGCGGGTCTGCTCTTCGTCTGCTGGCAGGCGGACCCGCTCAGGGGCTTCGTCCCGGTGCAGCGCAAGCTCGACCGGGGCGACGCGCTGTCCGCGTTCATCCGCCACGAGGCGAGCGGGCTCTTCGCGGTCCCGGGCGGTCCCGCCGAGGGCGAGTACGTGGGCCAGCGCCTCCTGGAGGCCTGA
- a CDS encoding copper resistance protein CopC: protein MTTTAPRLGNALARLLILAAALLGTLLAGAAPASAHAALTGSDPKDGAVVATAPKEVNLTFSEQVAMSADAIRVLDPAGRRADTGEIRDLCSGSVVRYGVGLRAGLPDGTYTVAWQAVSSDSHPVAGAFTFSIGAPSQTSVALPDRAPGGGLVGALYGIARYLSYAGFAVLVGGGAFVLACWPRGASVRPVQQTVVRGWLTLTGATLAMLLLRSPYTGSGKLSDAFDLAGLKAVLETKTGAALTSRLLLLGAAALFVAVLFGAYARRTDPKEKKDLAFGLGLGGTVVAAGIAGTWALAEHASTGLQPGIAMPVDILHLLAVAAWLGGLTVLLVALYRAPSVERSAVERFSKVAFGSVAVLAATGLYQSWRQVGSWSALTGTRYGQLLLVKIGLMAVLIGIAWISRRWTRRLADQATPEADGNPEADGDPEEGADEAAQETAQDAEAAQGSEEPAEAVDPERAAQLARQRAAVATARRKRERDADPERAGLRRSVLTEAAVAVVLLAVTTVLTSTEPGRTEEEAGRATSASGPAAVPDRPVDIRLPFDTGGVDGKGVVRLTFDPGRTGANALHIFVERPNGKPLDVPEIKIALTLEAKDVGPLPVAPDRIQTGHWSASGVQIPMPGEWKIQVTVRTSEIDQTTIDKNVKIG from the coding sequence ATGACAACCACCGCCCCGCGCCTCGGCAACGCCCTGGCACGGCTGCTGATCCTCGCGGCCGCGCTCCTCGGCACGCTGCTCGCCGGCGCCGCCCCCGCCTCCGCGCACGCGGCGCTCACCGGCAGCGACCCGAAGGACGGGGCGGTGGTCGCCACCGCCCCCAAGGAGGTCAACCTGACCTTCTCCGAACAGGTCGCCATGAGCGCCGACGCCATCCGGGTCCTCGACCCGGCGGGCCGCCGGGCCGACACCGGCGAGATACGCGACCTGTGCAGCGGCTCCGTCGTCCGGTACGGGGTGGGGCTCCGCGCCGGACTGCCCGACGGCACGTACACCGTGGCCTGGCAGGCCGTCTCGTCCGACAGCCACCCCGTCGCCGGTGCGTTCACCTTCTCCATCGGCGCTCCCTCCCAGACCTCCGTCGCCCTGCCCGACCGGGCGCCCGGGGGCGGCCTCGTCGGCGCCCTCTACGGCATCGCCCGCTACCTCTCGTACGCCGGATTCGCCGTCCTCGTCGGCGGCGGCGCCTTCGTCCTGGCCTGCTGGCCGCGCGGCGCGAGCGTCCGCCCCGTCCAGCAGACCGTCGTCCGCGGCTGGCTGACCCTCACCGGCGCCACCCTGGCGATGCTGCTCCTGCGCAGCCCGTACACCGGCTCCGGGAAGCTCTCCGACGCCTTCGACCTGGCCGGCCTGAAGGCCGTCCTGGAGACGAAGACCGGCGCCGCGCTCACCTCCCGGCTGCTGCTGCTCGGCGCGGCCGCGCTCTTCGTGGCCGTCCTCTTCGGCGCCTACGCCCGCCGCACCGACCCGAAGGAGAAGAAGGACCTCGCCTTCGGACTCGGTCTCGGCGGCACCGTCGTCGCCGCCGGCATCGCCGGCACCTGGGCCCTGGCCGAGCACGCCTCGACCGGTCTCCAGCCCGGCATCGCCATGCCCGTCGACATCCTGCACCTTCTCGCCGTCGCCGCCTGGCTCGGCGGCCTCACCGTGCTGCTCGTCGCCCTCTACCGGGCGCCGTCCGTCGAGCGCTCCGCGGTCGAGCGCTTCTCCAAGGTGGCCTTCGGCTCCGTGGCCGTCCTCGCGGCCACCGGGCTCTACCAGTCCTGGCGCCAGGTCGGCTCCTGGTCCGCGCTGACCGGCACCCGGTACGGCCAGCTGCTCCTGGTCAAGATCGGTCTCATGGCGGTCCTCATCGGCATCGCCTGGATCTCCCGCCGCTGGACCCGACGCCTGGCCGACCAGGCGACACCGGAAGCGGACGGAAACCCGGAAGCGGACGGAGACCCGGAGGAGGGCGCGGACGAGGCCGCGCAGGAGACCGCGCAGGACGCCGAGGCCGCGCAGGGCTCCGAAGAACCCGCCGAAGCCGTCGACCCCGAGCGGGCCGCGCAGCTCGCCCGGCAGCGGGCCGCCGTCGCCACCGCCCGGCGCAAGCGGGAGCGGGACGCCGACCCCGAGCGGGCCGGTCTGCGCCGCTCGGTGCTGACCGAGGCCGCCGTCGCCGTCGTCCTCCTCGCCGTCACCACCGTGCTCACCTCGACCGAGCCCGGCCGCACCGAGGAGGAGGCCGGCCGTGCCACCTCCGCCTCCGGCCCGGCCGCCGTGCCCGACCGGCCCGTCGACATCCGGCTGCCCTTCGACACCGGCGGCGTCGACGGCAAGGGCGTCGTCCGTCTCACCTTCGACCCCGGACGCACCGGCGCCAACGCGCTCCACATCTTCGTCGAGCGCCCCAACGGCAAGCCGCTGGACGTCCCCGAGATCAAGATCGCCCTCACCCTGGAGGCGAAGGACGTGGGCCCGCTGCCCGTCGCCCCCGACCGGATCCAGACCGGACACTGGAGCGCGAGCGGCGTCCAGATCCCCATGCCGGGCGAATGGAAGATCCAGGTGACCGTCCGTACCTCCGAGATCGACCAGACCACCATCGACAAGAACGTGAAGATCGGCTGA